Proteins from a single region of Mucilaginibacter daejeonensis:
- a CDS encoding cytochrome c oxidase subunit II: MAFKHLINLKKSFSLMAALMLLGTDLVMAQAAEGSNATATAAKAPATGMWETVGYYTLIFVIVCFAVAMVGKILKVYDLTLQMQGKKGVNWNNVMATGFILFLVAGIVGVWYSFDVHGSMILGPAVSVHGKTLDTMFWITFGITFVVFLLTQILLFGFVFKYKGSDKRKAYYYPHNNTIEKIWTVAPAIVLTILVVFGFLTWRKITNTVDAKGEVASLNIDVTGHQFAWELRYPGKDGKLGKKNYKLISGTNKLGISYDDKNSFDDLQADTLVIPVNKSVRLNIIAQDVIHSVYMPNFRVQINAVPGLPTYFKFTPTKTTAEMRNETGQADFNYHLYCNKICGGSHYNMQKVVLVVSASEYQDWLTHQKPYLTDGLKKELKLAESPLYKQTVLQNRLASIN; the protein is encoded by the coding sequence ATGGCATTCAAACATCTGATAAATCTAAAAAAATCATTCTCGCTGATGGCTGCGTTGATGTTACTGGGTACTGACCTGGTGATGGCGCAAGCGGCCGAAGGCTCAAATGCTACAGCTACTGCTGCGAAGGCACCTGCCACCGGTATGTGGGAAACTGTAGGTTACTACACTCTGATATTTGTGATCGTATGCTTTGCAGTTGCGATGGTAGGCAAGATCTTAAAGGTTTATGACCTTACCCTGCAAATGCAAGGAAAGAAAGGTGTGAACTGGAACAACGTGATGGCTACTGGCTTCATCCTGTTCCTGGTTGCCGGTATCGTTGGTGTTTGGTATTCATTTGATGTGCACGGTAGCATGATCTTAGGTCCGGCGGTGTCGGTACACGGTAAAACGTTGGATACCATGTTCTGGATCACTTTCGGTATCACCTTCGTGGTGTTCCTGCTTACCCAGATCCTGTTGTTCGGCTTTGTGTTCAAATACAAAGGTTCTGACAAGCGTAAAGCTTACTACTACCCACACAATAATACTATCGAGAAGATATGGACCGTTGCTCCAGCGATAGTTCTGACCATCTTGGTAGTGTTCGGTTTCCTGACCTGGCGTAAGATCACCAACACGGTGGACGCTAAAGGCGAAGTTGCTTCGTTAAATATAGATGTGACCGGTCACCAATTCGCTTGGGAGCTGCGTTACCCTGGAAAAGACGGAAAATTGGGTAAAAAGAACTACAAACTGATCAGCGGTACCAACAAATTAGGCATTAGCTATGATGATAAGAACAGCTTTGATGACCTGCAGGCAGATACATTGGTCATCCCGGTGAATAAATCGGTTAGATTAAATATCATCGCTCAGGACGTCATCCATAGCGTTTACATGCCTAACTTCCGTGTGCAGATCAACGCGGTACCAGGTTTACCAACTTACTTCAAGTTCACGCCTACCAAAACTACTGCCGAAATGCGTAATGAGACCGGTCAGGCTGATTTCAACTATCACCTGTATTGCAACAAGATATGCGGTGGTAGCCACTACAACATGCAAAAGGTGGTGCTGGTAGTTAGCGCTTCTGAATACCAGGATTGGCTGACCCACCAAAAACCTTACCTGACCGACGGGCTTAAAAAGGAGCTGAAGTTAGCTGAGAGCCCTCTTTACAAGCAAACCGTTCTTCAAAACAGATTAGCGTCTATTAACTAA
- a CDS encoding cytochrome c oxidase subunit I: MSTLAVHDHGHHDHEHHHNETFWTKYIFSQDHKMIARQFLITGIIMAVIAMILSILFRIQLAYPDKAFPLLETLLGRFAPGGRLDTNFYLSLVTIHGTIMVFFVLTAGLSGTFSNLLIPYQLGARDMASPFMNMLSYWMFFVASVIMLASFFIEKGPAGPGWTIYPPLSALPKAMPGSGLGMTMWLISMTIFVASQLLGGINYISTILNMRTKGMDLWKMPLTIWAFFLTAILGVLAFPVLVAGVVLLIFDRSFGTSFYLSEIVVQNQVMPFEGGSPILFQHLFWFLGHPEVYIVIMPALGISSEVIATNARKPIFGYHAMVYSLIGITVLSFIVWGHHMFVTGMNPFLGGVFMITTLIIAVPSAVKTFNYLATLWRGNIQFTPAMLFAIGLVSFFISGGITGIFLGNAALDINLHDTYFVVAHFHLVMGSAAIFGMLAGVYHWFPKMFGRMMDAKLGYLHFWMTFIGAYLVFFPMHFMGLDGVPRRYYSFTEIESLKQWVSVNTFVTWAAIITAFAQVAFLWNFFGSIFWGKKATENPWNSNTLEWTTPVEHIHGNWPGEIPTVYRWPYDYSKPGHDEDFIPQTVPFSQTLSSNLPHDFEDNPVLLESHKEWVNTQHSNQEEVK; encoded by the coding sequence ATGTCAACATTAGCAGTTCACGATCACGGCCATCACGATCACGAACACCACCATAACGAAACTTTCTGGACGAAGTACATCTTCAGCCAGGATCACAAAATGATCGCCCGCCAGTTCCTGATCACTGGTATCATCATGGCAGTTATCGCCATGATCCTTTCGATCTTGTTCCGTATCCAGCTTGCATACCCTGATAAAGCATTTCCTTTACTGGAAACCTTATTAGGCCGTTTTGCACCGGGCGGTAGGTTAGATACTAACTTTTACCTGTCATTGGTGACCATACACGGTACCATCATGGTGTTCTTTGTGTTAACAGCTGGTTTGAGCGGTACCTTCAGTAACTTATTGATCCCTTATCAACTGGGTGCACGTGATATGGCTTCGCCATTCATGAACATGCTTTCATACTGGATGTTCTTTGTGGCCAGTGTGATCATGTTAGCTTCTTTCTTTATCGAGAAAGGCCCTGCTGGTCCGGGTTGGACCATTTACCCGCCGTTATCAGCTTTGCCTAAAGCGATGCCAGGTTCAGGTTTGGGTATGACCATGTGGCTGATCAGCATGACCATCTTTGTAGCGTCACAGTTACTGGGCGGTATCAACTACATCAGTACTATTCTTAACATGCGTACTAAAGGTATGGACCTTTGGAAAATGCCTTTGACCATCTGGGCTTTCTTCCTGACCGCTATCCTGGGAGTATTAGCATTCCCGGTACTGGTAGCTGGTGTGGTATTATTGATATTTGACCGTAGCTTCGGTACCAGCTTCTACCTGTCTGAGATCGTTGTACAAAATCAGGTAATGCCTTTCGAAGGTGGTAGCCCGATCCTGTTCCAACACTTGTTCTGGTTCCTGGGTCACCCAGAGGTTTACATCGTGATCATGCCTGCTTTGGGTATATCATCAGAGGTTATCGCTACCAATGCACGTAAGCCTATCTTCGGTTACCATGCAATGGTTTACTCTCTTATCGGTATCACTGTATTATCGTTCATCGTATGGGGTCACCACATGTTCGTTACGGGTATGAACCCGTTCCTGGGCGGTGTGTTCATGATCACTACACTGATCATTGCGGTACCTTCGGCAGTAAAAACCTTCAACTACTTAGCAACACTTTGGAGAGGTAACATCCAATTCACGCCGGCTATGTTGTTCGCTATCGGCCTGGTATCGTTCTTCATCTCGGGTGGTATCACTGGTATCTTCCTGGGTAACGCTGCACTGGATATCAACCTGCACGATACTTACTTCGTGGTAGCTCACTTCCACCTGGTAATGGGTTCGGCCGCTATATTTGGTATGTTGGCCGGTGTTTATCACTGGTTCCCTAAAATGTTCGGCCGTATGATGGACGCTAAATTAGGTTACCTGCACTTCTGGATGACATTCATCGGTGCTTACCTGGTGTTCTTCCCAATGCACTTCATGGGTCTTGACGGTGTACCTCGTCGTTACTACTCTTTCACTGAGATCGAGTCGTTAAAACAATGGGTTTCAGTTAACACCTTCGTGACCTGGGCCGCTATCATCACCGCATTTGCTCAAGTAGCTTTCCTGTGGAACTTCTTTGGCTCTATCTTCTGGGGCAAAAAAGCTACCGAGAACCCATGGAACTCTAATACATTGGAGTGGACCACACCAGTTGAGCATATCCACGGTAACTGGCCAGGTGAGATCCCTACCGTATACCGTTGGCCGTATGATTACAGTAAGCCAGGTCATGACGAGGATTTCATCCCGCAGACCGTGCCTTTCTCTCAAACATTAAGCTCTAACTTACCGCACGACTTTGAAGACAATCCGGTACTGTTAGAAAGCCATAAAGAATGGGTAAATACCCAGCATTCTAACCAGGAAGAGGTTAAATAA
- a CDS encoding COX15/CtaA family protein — protein sequence MLFVVILAGGVVRSSGSGMGCPDWPKCFGRYIPPTDVSELPADYKKTYVAKRAAKNQRFAKTLDLFGYNDLADRIRQDRSILIPEEFNAARTWTEYVNRLVGAASGIFLLLTAIYSFSYRSENVWIPVLSVFNLVLVVFQAWLGSIVVSTNLVDWIVTVHMLIALMILAISIYGYHLAKVHNMPKIQTKPVIKIIAVVAILLTVIQITLGTEVRERVDAVADHFQGSYRSQWVAKVGEMFNSHRDLALLVVAINVALYALLRRTFSRHSMQQQFMSFVFLMIVLQVGVGIALSYAALPPVAQASHIVLASLIFGAQFYLLLNFTRSAKYTEVRR from the coding sequence TTGCTTTTTGTTGTGATACTTGCCGGTGGTGTTGTACGCAGTTCAGGTTCGGGGATGGGATGCCCGGATTGGCCTAAGTGTTTTGGCCGCTACATTCCGCCTACCGATGTTAGCGAACTACCTGCCGACTACAAAAAGACCTATGTGGCCAAAAGGGCTGCAAAAAATCAACGTTTTGCCAAAACCCTCGACCTGTTCGGTTATAACGACCTGGCCGACCGTATCAGGCAAGACCGCTCCATATTGATCCCGGAAGAGTTCAATGCGGCCCGTACCTGGACCGAATATGTTAACCGCCTTGTGGGAGCCGCCTCAGGTATATTTCTGCTCTTAACAGCGATATATTCATTCAGCTATCGAAGTGAAAATGTTTGGATCCCGGTATTGAGCGTATTCAATTTGGTGCTGGTCGTATTCCAAGCCTGGTTAGGTTCGATCGTTGTATCGACCAATCTGGTAGATTGGATAGTGACCGTACACATGCTGATCGCATTGATGATCCTGGCCATATCTATTTACGGTTACCATTTGGCTAAGGTACATAACATGCCAAAGATACAGACCAAGCCAGTGATCAAGATCATTGCTGTTGTGGCTATCCTGCTTACAGTGATCCAGATCACCTTAGGTACAGAGGTGCGTGAACGCGTTGACGCTGTGGCCGATCACTTTCAAGGAAGTTACCGTAGCCAGTGGGTGGCCAAAGTAGGAGAGATGTTCAACAGCCACCGTGACCTGGCTTTGTTAGTAGTAGCGATCAATGTCGCCTTGTACGCGTTGTTGCGTCGTACGTTCAGTCGGCATTCCATGCAGCAGCAGTTCATGAGCTTTGTGTTCCTGATGATCGTGTTGCAAGTGGGGGTGGGTATCGCGTTATCATATGCTGCATTACCTCCGGTTGCTCAGGCATCGCACATTGTGCTGGCCAGTTTGATATTTGGTGCGCAATTCTATTTACTGCTTAATTTTACCCGATCAGCTAAGTATACGGAGGTGAGGAGATGA
- the cyoE gene encoding heme o synthase codes for MMKDLIKLVKLRLTFLVVFSASITFLIGSRLGGHIDWINWAKLIVGGFLITGAANGFNEIIEKDLDRLMTRTADRPLPSGRMNNGQALVLSVLMGIFGTYLLGSLNLLTGFLSVFAIILYAFVYTPLKQRSPISVFVGAIPGALPPLIGYVAAHPQIDRIAIIVFGIQFMWQFVHFWAIAWVLDDDYKLAGFRLLPTGKRDRASAIITFVFAVALVPVSVLPTYYAYGGYFVGGISLVCSLIFLYQSFVLMRTLEIKDARKLMFGSFIYLPVVQLMFLFDLIVK; via the coding sequence ATGATGAAGGATCTGATCAAATTAGTAAAGCTCAGGCTTACGTTCCTGGTCGTTTTTTCGGCATCGATCACTTTCTTGATCGGTAGCCGTTTGGGCGGTCATATCGATTGGATCAATTGGGCCAAGCTGATCGTTGGTGGCTTCTTGATCACCGGTGCAGCCAATGGCTTCAACGAGATCATTGAAAAGGATCTGGATCGGCTAATGACCCGTACCGCTGATCGTCCGCTGCCATCAGGCAGAATGAACAACGGCCAGGCATTAGTGCTAAGCGTATTGATGGGTATATTTGGTACTTATCTGTTAGGTAGCCTTAACTTGCTTACAGGGTTCTTATCGGTGTTCGCGATCATCTTGTATGCGTTCGTTTATACGCCGTTAAAGCAACGGTCACCTATATCGGTGTTCGTGGGCGCTATACCTGGTGCATTGCCACCCCTTATCGGTTATGTGGCTGCTCACCCGCAGATCGATCGTATAGCGATCATTGTGTTCGGGATACAGTTCATGTGGCAGTTCGTTCACTTTTGGGCCATTGCCTGGGTGCTGGATGACGATTATAAGCTGGCCGGTTTCAGGCTTTTACCTACGGGCAAGCGTGACCGGGCAAGTGCCATTATAACCTTTGTATTTGCCGTGGCGTTGGTACCTGTAAGCGTGTTGCCAACTTATTATGCATACGGCGGTTATTTTGTAGGTGGCATATCGTTGGTATGCAGCCTTATATTTTTGTATCAGTCATTTGTACTGATGCGCACATTGGAGATCAAAGATGCCCGTAAACTGATGTTCGGCTCGTTCATTTATCTCCCAGTGGTACAATTAATGTTTTTGTTCGATCTTATAGTGAAGTAG
- a CDS encoding cytochrome c oxidase subunit 3 has translation MMAQFQQDNGKLDLTPKRFNMWLIIFSSFMFFAALTSGFIVYIGGKGHALKLTLPKEFLYSTVIIVLSSVTMFMASRAAKAVQFGKQRTMLWVTFGLGLAFFAMQFYAWYVLAFQMHQFLVNPNASISFIYVFSVMHLLHILAGLVLIINSLVSSYRNKPQVINLFRMEMTSIFWHFVDIIWIYLYVFLLLNQN, from the coding sequence ATGATGGCTCAGTTTCAGCAAGACAATGGAAAATTAGATCTAACGCCCAAGCGTTTCAACATGTGGCTGATCATATTTTCGTCATTCATGTTCTTCGCGGCCCTTACCAGTGGCTTTATCGTATACATTGGCGGTAAAGGGCATGCCTTAAAGTTAACCTTACCTAAGGAGTTCCTGTATAGCACGGTCATTATCGTGTTGAGCAGTGTGACCATGTTCATGGCTTCGCGCGCAGCTAAGGCGGTCCAGTTCGGTAAACAGCGGACCATGCTATGGGTGACGTTCGGTTTGGGTTTGGCCTTTTTCGCCATGCAGTTTTATGCCTGGTATGTGTTGGCTTTTCAAATGCACCAATTCTTGGTGAACCCCAATGCATCCATTTCCTTCATATACGTATTTTCAGTTATGCACCTTCTACACATTTTGGCGGGGTTGGTGTTAATTATAAATAGCCTGGTGAGCAGCTACCGGAATAAGCCCCAGGTCATTAATTTATTCCGGATGGAGATGACCTCGATTTTTTGGCATTTTGTCGATATTATATGGATTTATCTCTACGTTTTTTTACTTTTGAACCAGAATTGA
- a CDS encoding cytochrome c oxidase subunit 3, which translates to MSTTAVTSPIDEVKSTPWSGGRSPFSVEYGKMMMWFFLLSDAFTFSSLLIAYGALRFSSTSWPAADKIFQSIPLTSVEHGAPLVFVGIMTFILIMSSVTMVLGVEAGHRGAKKEVAGWLIATVIGGFMFLGCQALEWSHLFHEGFNWGKIPSAEELKHFFPENVEPSAVYTQQFANLFFTITGFHGFHVFSGVIINIVILINVLAGTYERRGSYLMVEKVGLYWHFVDLVWVFVFTFFYLV; encoded by the coding sequence ATGAGTACAACTGCGGTTACATCACCTATAGATGAAGTGAAATCAACGCCATGGTCTGGCGGACGCTCTCCGTTCTCGGTAGAGTATGGCAAAATGATGATGTGGTTCTTCCTGTTATCAGATGCTTTCACCTTCTCGTCGTTACTAATTGCTTACGGCGCGTTACGTTTCAGTTCGACCAGCTGGCCGGCTGCTGATAAGATCTTCCAATCAATTCCATTAACGTCGGTAGAACATGGCGCTCCGCTGGTGTTCGTAGGTATCATGACCTTTATCCTGATCATGAGCTCGGTAACTATGGTACTGGGCGTTGAAGCAGGTCACCGTGGTGCAAAAAAAGAAGTTGCCGGATGGCTGATCGCTACCGTTATAGGTGGTTTCATGTTCCTGGGTTGCCAGGCATTGGAATGGTCACACCTTTTCCACGAAGGTTTTAACTGGGGTAAGATCCCATCGGCTGAGGAGCTTAAGCACTTCTTCCCTGAGAATGTTGAGCCATCAGCAGTATACACACAGCAATTCGCTAACCTGTTCTTTACGATCACCGGTTTCCACGGTTTCCACGTATTTAGCGGTGTTATTATCAATATCGTTATCCTGATCAACGTACTGGCCGGCACTTACGAGCGTCGTGGCAGCTACTTAATGGTTGAGAAGGTTGGCCTGTACTGGCACTTCGTTGACCTGGTTTGGGTATTCGTATTTACCTTCTTCTACTTAGTATAA
- a CDS encoding cytochrome C oxidase subunit IV family protein, which translates to MSEIKHTEELHGEHAEHETMSRGKIWQVFFVLLGITVIEFFIALYLVPKGILALNVANPVYIVLTLAKAFYIVAYFMHLKFEKVGLIYSLVVPILFIVGLILVLTNESHHWVDLR; encoded by the coding sequence ATGTCAGAAATAAAACATACAGAAGAATTACACGGCGAACATGCCGAGCACGAGACCATGAGCCGCGGCAAGATCTGGCAAGTGTTTTTTGTATTGCTGGGTATCACCGTTATCGAGTTCTTTATCGCGCTTTACCTGGTACCCAAAGGCATACTTGCCCTTAATGTGGCCAACCCGGTATACATCGTATTAACGCTGGCTAAAGCATTTTATATCGTGGCCTACTTCATGCACTTGAAGTTCGAGAAAGTTGGTCTGATATACTCTTTGGTAGTGCCGATATTGTTCATCGTAGGATTGATACTGGTACTTACCAACGAAAGTCACCACTGGGTGGACCTAAGGTAA
- a CDS encoding SCO family protein yields the protein MNGLSNQIKKIVILVLVLAVPGSLYYLLTQKGKNRYKPLPIYGPKQVAKTGHTRRGKYIPDTIYHQLPDFTLTNQLGKPVKLKDFDYKVFVVNFFYGHCPEVCANVNKNIDRLAGAFRKNKMVKFVSITVDPQRDDVKALEAYSKPFGFPADKWMFLTGDTTTIYGLARNGFLVNAVKVDNNFIFDSKLILMDAEKRIRGTYDGTNLQDVARLNDEIKVQIAEELRKIKAPD from the coding sequence ATGAACGGGTTATCTAACCAAATAAAAAAGATAGTGATCCTGGTGCTCGTATTAGCAGTACCAGGATCTTTGTATTATTTACTTACCCAAAAAGGTAAGAATCGCTACAAACCGCTCCCTATTTACGGTCCCAAGCAGGTAGCCAAGACCGGGCATACACGCCGCGGCAAATACATCCCCGATACTATTTACCACCAACTTCCCGACTTTACGCTTACTAACCAATTAGGCAAGCCGGTAAAGTTGAAGGACTTTGATTACAAAGTGTTCGTGGTGAACTTCTTTTACGGCCACTGCCCTGAGGTATGTGCCAATGTGAATAAGAACATCGATCGCCTGGCGGGAGCCTTTCGCAAGAACAAGATGGTGAAGTTCGTGAGCATAACGGTAGACCCTCAACGAGACGATGTAAAGGCACTGGAGGCCTATTCCAAACCATTCGGCTTTCCTGCCGATAAATGGATGTTCCTGACCGGTGACACGACCACGATATATGGCCTGGCCCGTAACGGTTTTTTAGTGAACGCCGTTAAGGTAGATAACAACTTTATTTTCGATAGTAAACTGATCTTGATGGACGCCGAAAAGCGCATTCGCGGGACCTACGATGGTACCAACCTGCAGGATGTGGCCCGGCTGAACGACGAGATCAAAGTACAGATAGCAGAAGAACTGCGTAAGATCAAAGCCCCTGATTGA
- a CDS encoding DUF420 domain-containing protein has translation MNFSDKLIFRFVAGVSIFVFVVVAILGAKVLPAPAVSPQLLYLLPKLNAFLNGACSVLLLISLYMIRLKNITWHKRINILAFCLSALFLVSYILFHWLGTDTKYGDLNSDHVLSDIEKAAVGSVRYVYYVILVTHIILAAAVLPLILLSFQRGLQMQVEKHKKLVRWAFPVWLYVTVTGVIIYVMISPYYNF, from the coding sequence ATGAATTTTTCCGATAAATTGATATTCCGCTTCGTAGCGGGCGTTTCTATATTTGTATTTGTGGTGGTGGCTATACTTGGTGCCAAAGTATTACCCGCGCCGGCCGTATCACCGCAACTTTTATACTTGTTACCTAAACTGAACGCTTTCCTGAACGGTGCGTGCAGTGTATTGCTACTAATATCGTTGTACATGATCAGGTTAAAGAACATCACATGGCACAAGCGCATCAACATATTGGCTTTTTGCCTTTCGGCTCTTTTCCTGGTGTCATATATCCTGTTCCACTGGTTGGGTACCGACACTAAGTATGGAGACCTTAATAGTGATCATGTATTGTCAGATATCGAGAAAGCAGCGGTCGGTAGCGTCAGGTATGTATATTATGTGATCCTGGTCACACACATCATACTGGCAGCAGCTGTTTTGCCGTTAATATTATTGAGCTTTCAACGTGGGTTACAAATGCAGGTAGAGAAGCACAAAAAATTAGTACGCTGGGCTTTCCCGGTTTGGCTGTATGTGACCGTGACCGGCGTGATCATTTACGTGATGATCTCTCCGTACTATAATTTCTGA
- a CDS encoding DUF983 domain-containing protein — protein sequence MTPTPKGWAMLHAKCPRCRRGNMFKGSMYSFGGNSMYENCTHCNLHFEIEPGYFYASMYVSYSFNVAEAVTLAMGAYILTGSESPWLYLAVILGGCFLLAPFNYRYSRVILLYWLSPKIHYQAYLDTDDPKRDF from the coding sequence ATGACACCTACACCTAAAGGCTGGGCCATGCTCCATGCTAAATGCCCGCGTTGCCGTCGCGGCAATATGTTCAAAGGCAGCATGTACAGTTTTGGTGGTAACTCCATGTACGAGAATTGTACGCACTGTAACCTGCACTTTGAGATAGAGCCTGGATATTTTTATGCCTCCATGTATGTGAGTTATTCCTTTAATGTGGCTGAGGCCGTTACCTTGGCAATGGGCGCTTATATTCTTACTGGCAGTGAATCGCCCTGGTTATACCTGGCTGTCATATTAGGCGGATGCTTTCTGCTTGCTCCGTTCAACTATCGTTACTCACGTGTGATCCTTTTATACTGGCTTTCGCCCAAGATACATTACCAAGCTTACTTAGATACCGATGATCCAAAAAGAGACTTTTGA
- a CDS encoding DUF2461 domain-containing protein, with amino-acid sequence MIQKETFDFLADLAQNNAREWFAVNKGRYEHAHQNVIEFAGQLIKALSKIDASVDADQDPKKCVMRIYRDTRFSKDKTPYKINFGIGRLNKSKDPETGYYLQIQPGGSFIAGGYWMPEGEHIRSIRQEIDYNAADLVSIIDAPDFKKTFGEFRDQEKLKTVPKGYDADNEHIDLLKLKSFIAYRNLKDKELMTANAATHIATLCGKLQPLNVFLENALS; translated from the coding sequence ATGATCCAAAAAGAGACTTTTGATTTTTTAGCCGACCTGGCTCAGAACAATGCACGTGAATGGTTCGCGGTCAACAAAGGCCGGTATGAGCATGCCCATCAAAACGTGATCGAGTTCGCAGGGCAATTGATCAAAGCCCTGAGTAAGATAGATGCAAGTGTTGATGCCGATCAGGACCCTAAAAAGTGTGTGATGCGGATCTACCGCGATACACGGTTCAGTAAAGATAAAACGCCATACAAGATCAATTTTGGCATTGGGCGCCTTAACAAGAGTAAGGATCCTGAAACTGGGTATTACTTACAGATACAACCGGGTGGCTCATTTATAGCCGGAGGTTATTGGATGCCCGAAGGAGAACATATCAGATCTATACGTCAGGAGATAGACTACAATGCCGCCGACCTGGTGAGCATCATTGATGCGCCCGATTTCAAAAAGACCTTCGGCGAGTTCAGAGACCAGGAAAAATTGAAAACTGTTCCTAAAGGCTACGATGCCGACAATGAGCACATCGACCTGTTGAAACTGAAAAGCTTCATCGCTTACCGTAACCTCAAAGACAAAGAACTGATGACCGCGAATGCGGCTACGCACATTGCGACCCTGTGCGGCAAACTACAACCACTGAACGTATTTTTAGAGAATGCCCTTAGCTAA
- a CDS encoding OmpA family protein, with protein MSFKYLLIALLAGLSMSSCKVMSTKSYKALIAGRDSLQARANTLEEERAKLQGDTARLYREMSDLQREYNGLSRDMTRNSGQLTRLSADLQKREARLREVEEILRKRDEATNALKNKLQQALLGFQQSGLSVDVRNGKVYVSLTDKLLFPSGSIVIDEKGKQALKQLAVVLNREPNIDLSVEGHTDNQKVNNLGQIKDNWDLSVLRATSVSRYLTEVEKIDARRITATGKGEFQPLDVANTPEARARNRRIEIVLTPKLDELYNLIGTQKVK; from the coding sequence ATGAGTTTCAAATATCTATTGATCGCCTTGCTTGCCGGGTTATCCATGTCATCTTGCAAGGTCATGTCGACCAAGTCCTACAAAGCCCTTATCGCTGGCCGCGATTCGTTACAGGCCCGTGCCAACACGCTGGAAGAGGAGCGCGCAAAGCTTCAAGGTGACACCGCTCGGCTGTACCGGGAGATGAGTGACCTGCAACGCGAGTATAACGGTCTGTCGCGCGATATGACACGCAATTCGGGACAATTGACCCGTCTTTCGGCCGATCTGCAAAAACGCGAGGCTCGCTTGCGTGAGGTGGAGGAGATACTGCGCAAACGCGATGAAGCCACCAATGCGCTTAAGAACAAATTACAGCAAGCACTGTTAGGATTTCAACAAAGCGGACTATCAGTCGACGTGCGCAACGGCAAGGTGTATGTATCACTTACAGACAAGTTGCTGTTCCCGTCGGGCAGTATAGTGATCGATGAAAAGGGTAAGCAGGCTTTGAAGCAATTGGCTGTGGTATTGAACAGGGAGCCTAATATCGATCTTTCGGTAGAGGGACACACTGATAACCAAAAGGTGAATAACCTTGGCCAGATCAAAGATAACTGGGATCTGAGCGTGTTGCGCGCCACATCGGTAAGCCGATACCTCACTGAGGTGGAGAAGATCGATGCCAGGCGCATCACAGCTACCGGTAAAGGCGAGTTCCAGCCGTTGGATGTGGCCAACACACCTGAGGCTCGTGCCCGCAACCGCCGGATCGAGATCGTGCTTACGCCAAAGCTTGATGAGCTATACAACCTGATCGGTACGCAAAAAGTTAAGTAA
- a CDS encoding metallophosphoesterase family protein, which yields MKRYAIISDVHGNLLALQAILADIQQRGIEQIINLGDHVFGALEPELSANIIRNTPHMLCISGNTDREILEALDVVSEKENMERVKADLSADTIAWLKDLPPTADCDGIFFVCHGTPESDNEYLLELVRPEGVFVHEDEHLVERTKHIAQPIILCGHSHVNRVVHLSSGKVILNPGSVGLPAYLGNGEYRFAMESMTPHAKYAIVSIDSKEQYHIEQIACHYDWNKASHVAKANGSVNWSQFLLHGRMPRDLRSK from the coding sequence ATGAAGAGGTACGCGATAATTTCTGACGTTCACGGCAACCTACTCGCCTTGCAGGCAATACTGGCCGATATCCAGCAACGCGGCATTGAGCAAATCATCAACTTAGGCGACCACGTGTTCGGTGCACTGGAGCCCGAACTGTCGGCCAATATTATTCGTAACACACCCCATATGCTATGCATCTCAGGTAATACTGACCGCGAGATCCTGGAAGCCTTAGACGTGGTATCAGAGAAAGAGAATATGGAAAGGGTTAAGGCCGACCTATCGGCCGATACTATTGCTTGGTTGAAGGACCTGCCACCTACGGCCGACTGCGACGGTATCTTCTTTGTATGCCATGGTACACCCGAAAGCGATAATGAATATTTACTGGAGCTGGTAAGACCGGAAGGCGTGTTCGTGCATGAAGATGAGCATCTGGTCGAACGTACTAAGCACATCGCGCAGCCTATCATTTTATGCGGACACTCGCATGTTAACCGTGTAGTGCACTTGAGTAGCGGTAAGGTGATCCTGAATCCTGGTAGTGTTGGTTTACCTGCCTACCTGGGTAATGGCGAATATCGCTTTGCTATGGAATCAATGACACCTCACGCTAAATATGCCATTGTGAGTATAGATAGCAAAGAGCAATATCACATTGAACAGATCGCTTGCCATTATGATTGGAACAAAGCATCGCATGTGGCCAAGGCAAATGGTAGTGTCAATTGGTCACAGTTCTTACTACACGGGCGCATGCCTAGAGACCTCCGCTCGAAATAA